A single genomic interval of Caminicella sporogenes DSM 14501 harbors:
- a CDS encoding putative polysaccharide biosynthesis protein, with protein sequence MIRGNSFLKGAFILGVAGIIVKILGAFFRIPLANIIGDDGMGYYQSAYPIYLLLVVISTAGFPTAIAKLVSEKVAMGDNYAAHRIFKVAFSVLFIIGIITSSILFFGAGFYSKVIIKNPKAYYSTLAIAPALFFVPIMSAFRGYFQGLQNMKPTAISQIIEQMGRVVLGLGLAFILLNKKLEIAAAGATFGATAGSFFGAIMMTYIYFKYKKSEKIKYTALEKRETTSEIIRNLLTIAIPITIGAAVMPVMQSIDAAIVMRRLQDIGYNASQANGLYGQLTGMANPLINLPQVLTAALQISLVPAVSHLIARKDTKSLFSTIEAGMRISLLIGLPSAVGLVILSKPIMMLLYPRQIDSAINASAILAILGYGIIFLSLFQILTGILQGFGKPFVPVKNLFTGAVVKLILSYILLGISFLNIRGAAIATVIGYAVAAILNFAYIIKMGIKFNFINVILKPIISVVLMAVVVKFSYSILSSILGNNIATLIAVVLGVVVYGLMLLITKTITEEDLQILPGGSKLQKIFKIFNRV encoded by the coding sequence ATGATTAGAGGCAATTCTTTTCTAAAGGGAGCTTTCATACTAGGCGTTGCAGGAATAATAGTAAAGATATTAGGAGCTTTTTTTAGAATACCCCTTGCAAATATTATTGGTGATGATGGAATGGGTTATTATCAAAGTGCATATCCTATTTATTTATTATTAGTAGTCATATCTACTGCTGGATTTCCTACAGCGATAGCAAAGCTTGTATCTGAAAAAGTAGCTATGGGTGATAATTATGCTGCTCATAGAATTTTTAAAGTTGCATTTTCAGTATTATTTATTATTGGAATTATTACATCTTCTATATTATTTTTTGGAGCTGGATTTTATTCAAAAGTTATTATAAAGAATCCGAAGGCGTATTATTCTACACTTGCAATTGCACCGGCTCTTTTCTTTGTTCCGATAATGTCTGCTTTTAGGGGATATTTTCAAGGACTGCAAAATATGAAGCCAACAGCTATATCACAGATTATAGAGCAAATGGGAAGAGTTGTTTTAGGATTAGGTTTAGCTTTTATTTTATTAAATAAAAAGCTTGAAATAGCTGCGGCAGGAGCTACATTTGGAGCTACAGCTGGTTCTTTTTTTGGAGCAATTATGATGACATACATATATTTTAAATATAAAAAAAGTGAAAAAATAAAATATACAGCTTTAGAGAAAAGGGAAACTACAAGTGAAATAATAAGAAATCTTTTAACTATTGCTATACCTATTACTATAGGTGCTGCAGTGATGCCTGTAATGCAGTCTATTGATGCTGCAATTGTTATGAGAAGGCTACAAGATATAGGTTATAATGCTTCACAGGCTAATGGACTTTATGGACAATTGACTGGTATGGCAAATCCTTTAATAAATCTTCCGCAGGTATTAACTGCTGCACTTCAAATAAGTTTAGTGCCGGCAGTTTCACATTTGATAGCAAGAAAAGATACAAAATCTTTATTTAGTACTATAGAAGCAGGAATGAGAATATCGCTTTTAATAGGACTTCCTTCTGCAGTAGGATTAGTTATACTATCAAAACCTATAATGATGCTTCTTTATCCGCGACAAATAGATAGTGCAATAAATGCAAGTGCCATTTTGGCTATATTGGGATATGGAATAATTTTTTTATCACTTTTTCAAATATTAACAGGAATTTTACAGGGGTTTGGAAAACCATTTGTGCCTGTTAAGAATTTATTTACAGGTGCTGTTGTGAAGTTAATACTTAGTTATATATTACTCGGAATATCTTTTTTGAATATAAGGGGAGCAGCAATAGCTACAGTTATAGGTTATGCAGTTGCAGCTATATTGAATTTCGCATATATTATAAAAATGGGAATAAAATTTAATTTTATCAATGTAATTTTAAAGCCTATTATTTCAGTCGTTTTAATGGCTGTTGTAGTAAAGTTTTCATACTCAATATTAAGTAGTATTTTAGGAAATAATATAGCTACACTTATTGCTGTAGTGTTGGGCGTAGTAGTATATGGATTAATGCTTTTAATAACAAAGACTATTACAGAAGAAGATTTACAAATACTACCTGGTGGAAGCAAATTACAAAAGATATTTAAAATATTTAATCGAGTTTAA
- the spoVT gene encoding stage V sporulation protein T — translation MKATGIVRRIDDLGRVVIPKEIRRTLRIREGDPLEIFTDREGEVILKKYSPISELNEFATEYVESLNEAINVIAIVTDRDNIIAVAGGSKKDYINKRVSEQLEKFMEQREIKVINEAEKLIPIINEEKDGRKYSSQVIAPITSHGDPIGAVVLLSKDTDKIMGEMEQKLAETAAGFLGKQMEQ, via the coding sequence TTGAAGGCTACTGGTATAGTGAGAAGAATAGACGACTTAGGTAGAGTTGTTATTCCTAAAGAAATTAGAAGAACGTTGAGAATTAGAGAAGGAGATCCATTAGAAATTTTTACGGATAGAGAAGGAGAAGTTATATTAAAAAAATATTCTCCTATAAGTGAATTAAATGAATTTGCAACTGAATATGTTGAATCTTTAAATGAAGCAATAAACGTTATAGCTATAGTAACTGATAGAGATAATATAATAGCTGTAGCAGGCGGTTCAAAAAAAGATTACATAAATAAAAGGGTTAGTGAACAGTTAGAAAAATTTATGGAACAACGTGAAATAAAAGTTATAAATGAAGCTGAGAAGCTTATTCCTATAATAAATGAAGAAAAAGATGGCAGGAAATATTCATCTCAAGTTATAGCTCCAATAACTAGTCATGGAGACCCAATTGGTGCAGTAGTTCTTCTTTCTAAAGATACTGACAAAATAATGGGAGAAATGGAGCAGAAACTTGCTGAAACTGCAGCTGGATTTTTAGGCAAGCAGATGGAACAATAA
- a CDS encoding peptidylprolyl isomerase, which translates to MVQIKRKVLAITVVLILLATIFTGCNKESLKSSLDKNVVAKVNGVKITKEDFEKNFSIVEKSYSKWYGEDIWSQEIDGKTLLTIVKQQILDKLITEELILQEAKKMGIKIDSEKVEEKYKDFSKQLESNKELKKFYEEKNIDENFIKKQIKMELYLKEFRNKIFEQAGLNDEKKLQELIKNYPIKVRARHILVKDEKLAKDLLKRIKAGEDFAQLAKEYSEDPGSKEKGGDLGYFSRGVMVPEFEEAAFSLKKGEVSDLVKTRFGYHIIKTEEIKTIEDLIKDGLEKEQIEKEKKIAIDYIKESKYNEKIKELKENAKIEKFEKNIK; encoded by the coding sequence TTGGTTCAAATAAAAAGGAAAGTATTGGCTATTACAGTAGTACTAATTTTATTGGCAACTATTTTTACAGGATGTAATAAAGAAAGTTTAAAATCAAGTTTAGATAAAAATGTAGTTGCCAAAGTTAATGGTGTAAAAATAACTAAAGAAGATTTTGAAAAGAATTTTAGTATTGTTGAAAAAAGTTATAGTAAATGGTATGGAGAAGATATATGGAGTCAAGAAATAGATGGAAAAACTTTACTTACAATTGTTAAGCAGCAGATACTTGATAAACTTATTACTGAAGAATTAATTCTTCAAGAGGCAAAGAAAATGGGAATAAAAATAGATAGTGAAAAAGTTGAAGAAAAATATAAAGATTTTAGCAAACAATTGGAGAGTAATAAAGAATTAAAGAAATTTTATGAAGAAAAAAATATTGATGAAAATTTTATAAAAAAACAAATAAAAATGGAACTTTACTTGAAAGAATTTAGAAATAAGATATTTGAACAGGCTGGGTTAAATGATGAGAAAAAATTACAGGAGTTAATAAAAAATTATCCTATAAAAGTGAGAGCTAGACATATTTTAGTTAAAGATGAAAAACTTGCTAAAGATTTACTGAAAAGAATAAAAGCAGGTGAAGATTTTGCACAGCTTGCTAAAGAATATTCAGAAGACCCCGGTTCTAAGGAAAAAGGCGGAGATTTAGGCTATTTTTCAAGGGGGGTAATGGTTCCTGAGTTTGAGGAAGCAGCATTTTCTCTTAAAAAAGGAGAAGTTAGTGATTTGGTAAAAACTAGATTTGGGTATCATATTATAAAAACAGAAGAAATTAAGACTATTGAAGACTTAATAAAAGATGGATTAGAAAAGGAGCAAATTGAGAAAGAAAAGAAAATAGCAATAGATTATATAAAAGAGAGTAAATATAATGAAAAAATAAAAGAATTAAAAGAAAATGCGAAGATAGAAAAATTTGAAAAAAATATAAAGTAG